In Sphingomonas sp. SORGH_AS_0950, the following are encoded in one genomic region:
- a CDS encoding MFS transporter produces MATAALPDASGAHAPDADRRRATRWLQALNFFMADMQAGIGPFLGVFLQQRGWQTGPIGTVMTLGGVAGMVMAVPAGAFIDHTDKKRWVVVITGICTVLASFLILWSQTGLVVGISQVATAIAGAAIGPAVTGMTLGVVRQKGFNAQNGRNQAWNHAGNMVGAGLSGFLGWKFGMPAIFFLAAAFGVLAVISVLSIPERAIDHRAARGLEDDKGEDQEGGQAEGFKALLSNKPMLILAAALACFHLGNGAMLPLYGMAVVGAGKGDAAMFTATTVMVAQAVMIVASLVAMKVAAGRGYWLVLLISFAALPLRGFLAGTFIEHWGVWPVQALDGIGAGLQSVAVPGLVACLLNGTGRVNVGQGAVMTIQGVGASLSPAIGGWLAQELGYSTAFYILGGFAVASLALWIGFAGTLRPACGGDAGKEANA; encoded by the coding sequence ATGGCGACAGCTGCCCTACCCGACGCCTCCGGCGCCCACGCGCCGGACGCCGACCGCCGCCGCGCGACGCGCTGGCTACAGGCGCTCAATTTCTTCATGGCCGACATGCAGGCGGGGATCGGTCCCTTTCTGGGCGTCTTCCTGCAACAGCGCGGGTGGCAGACGGGGCCGATCGGCACCGTCATGACGCTGGGCGGCGTGGCGGGGATGGTGATGGCCGTGCCTGCGGGCGCCTTTATCGACCATACCGACAAGAAACGCTGGGTGGTGGTCATTACCGGCATCTGCACGGTGCTGGCGTCCTTCCTGATCCTCTGGTCGCAGACCGGGCTGGTCGTCGGGATCAGCCAGGTGGCGACCGCGATCGCGGGCGCGGCGATCGGTCCGGCGGTGACCGGCATGACGCTGGGCGTCGTCCGGCAAAAGGGCTTCAACGCGCAGAATGGCCGCAACCAGGCCTGGAACCATGCCGGAAACATGGTCGGCGCGGGGCTGTCGGGTTTTCTCGGCTGGAAGTTCGGGATGCCCGCCATCTTCTTCCTGGCCGCCGCCTTCGGGGTGCTGGCGGTCATCTCGGTCCTGTCGATCCCCGAGCGCGCCATCGATCACCGGGCCGCGCGCGGGCTGGAGGATGACAAGGGCGAGGATCAGGAGGGCGGGCAGGCCGAGGGGTTCAAGGCGCTGCTGTCCAACAAGCCGATGCTGATCCTGGCGGCGGCGCTGGCGTGCTTCCATCTGGGCAACGGCGCGATGCTGCCGCTCTATGGCATGGCGGTGGTCGGCGCGGGCAAGGGCGATGCGGCGATGTTCACCGCGACGACGGTGATGGTCGCACAGGCGGTGATGATCGTCGCCAGCCTGGTCGCGATGAAGGTCGCCGCCGGGCGCGGTTACTGGCTGGTCCTGCTGATCTCCTTCGCGGCGCTTCCGCTGCGGGGATTCCTGGCGGGGACCTTTATCGAGCATTGGGGCGTCTGGCCGGTCCAGGCGCTCGACGGGATCGGTGCGGGGCTTCAGAGCGTCGCGGTGCCGGGGCTCGTCGCCTGCCTGTTGAACGGCACCGGCCGGGTCAATGTCGGGCAGGGCGCGGTGATGACGATCCAGGGCGTCGGGGCCAGCCTGTCGCCCGCGATCGGCGGGTGGCTGGCGCAGGAACTCGGTTACAGCACTGCCTTCTATATATTGGGCGGCTTCGCGGTCGCCAGCCTCGCGCTGTGGATCGGCTTTGCGGGCACGTTGCGCCCGGCCTGTGGCGGAGACGCCGGAAAGGAAGCGAACGCATGA
- a CDS encoding metallophosphoesterase: MSGGICWVHVGDLHLDADDGWQSLDRLRAIVAQVNARIGEAADFVFLPGDNANHGMPEQYARMLDALAPLSRPWRIIPGDHDFEPGDLTAYEAAIPGANQPETEVIAGHRCLFFDIVSAGAGGPDFRLTMHDRNRLAEELARAKAAGQVPLVFMHAYPGDLAADGETIARQLIDGEVAFVDTGHTHYNELLNDGRVIYGATRSTGQIEEDGGAAGFTIVHVQDRVVSWRFRRLDAPWPHVQIVGPGDVRLITRPTDPHQVPRPGPVTITARLFGADADAVPMVAADGGAATPMTRGEDGSWHAAVTLDAGLHAVEVACGEGRDRIDCLVRGMDAIPKRRLPVAPGEDCHAIGPWPIAGIDGARLGPNKNGCGW; this comes from the coding sequence ATGAGCGGCGGTATCTGCTGGGTCCATGTCGGCGACCTGCATCTGGACGCGGATGATGGCTGGCAAAGCCTGGACCGGCTGCGCGCCATCGTGGCGCAGGTGAATGCGCGGATCGGCGAGGCGGCGGACTTCGTCTTCCTGCCAGGCGACAATGCCAATCACGGCATGCCCGAACAATATGCCCGGATGCTGGACGCGCTGGCGCCGCTGTCGCGACCCTGGCGGATCATCCCCGGCGACCATGATTTCGAGCCGGGCGATCTCACCGCCTATGAGGCCGCCATCCCCGGGGCCAACCAGCCCGAGACGGAGGTGATCGCCGGGCATCGCTGCCTGTTCTTCGACATCGTATCGGCGGGCGCGGGCGGGCCGGATTTCCGGCTGACCATGCACGACCGCAACCGGCTGGCCGAGGAACTCGCGCGGGCCAAGGCGGCGGGGCAGGTGCCGCTGGTCTTCATGCACGCCTATCCCGGCGATCTGGCCGCCGATGGCGAGACGATCGCGCGCCAGCTCATCGATGGCGAGGTCGCCTTCGTCGATACCGGCCATACCCATTATAACGAGCTGCTGAACGATGGCCGGGTCATCTATGGCGCGACCCGCTCGACCGGGCAGATCGAGGAGGATGGCGGCGCGGCGGGCTTCACCATCGTCCATGTCCAGGACCGGGTGGTCAGCTGGCGCTTCCGACGGCTGGATGCACCCTGGCCGCATGTCCAGATCGTGGGCCCCGGCGATGTCCGCCTGATCACCCGGCCGACCGACCCGCATCAGGTCCCCCGGCCGGGCCCGGTGACGATCACGGCCAGGCTGTTCGGCGCCGATGCCGATGCGGTGCCGATGGTTGCGGCCGATGGCGGCGCGGCGACGCCGATGACGCGCGGGGAGGATGGATCGTGGCACGCCGCAGTGACGCTCGACGCCGGGCTGCACGCGGTCGAGGTGGCGTGCGGCGAAGGGCGCGATCGCATCGACTGTCTGGTCCGGGGCATGGACGCGATCCCCAAGCGGCGCCTGCCCGTCGCGCCGGGCGAGGATTGCCATGCGATCGGCCCCTGGCCTATCGCCGGGATCGACGGGGCCCGGCTGGGGCCGAACAAGAATGGATGCGGATGGTGA
- a CDS encoding arsenic transporter — MTLATGATWAIAGLSTAGVIARPMRWPEWIWAVAGAALLILLGLMPLGQAGQAVAKGGDVYLFLIGMMLLSETAREHGAFDWIAATAVNAAKGSRARLFALVYATGVVVTTFMSNDATAVVLTPAVFVAAKKAKADPLPLLFACALIANAASFVLPISNPANLVLYGGHMPPLGAWMAAFALPSIGSIVVTFLVLRTIERQRIAGGCERDVARDPLTNGGKLAIAGIVLTALLLLTMSALDEPLGLPTAIAGIATAVIVSLLAGRSPLTLARSVSWGVLPLVAGLFVLVEALDRTGVIAWVASGLRGMLADPTRAAAVSGTVLAFGSNLMNNLPAGLIASSAIAQAQPPQIVTDALLIGVDLGPNLSVTGSLATILWLQAIRREGEDVGFLAFLKIGAVAMPLALLAALGIRLLIG, encoded by the coding sequence GTGACTCTGGCGACGGGTGCGACCTGGGCGATTGCGGGTCTGTCGACCGCCGGAGTCATCGCGCGGCCGATGCGCTGGCCCGAATGGATCTGGGCGGTGGCGGGGGCGGCGCTGCTGATCCTGCTCGGCCTGATGCCGCTCGGGCAAGCGGGGCAGGCGGTGGCCAAGGGGGGCGACGTCTATCTGTTCCTGATCGGCATGATGCTGCTCAGCGAGACGGCGCGCGAGCATGGCGCGTTCGACTGGATCGCCGCCACGGCGGTCAACGCGGCGAAGGGATCGCGCGCGCGGCTCTTCGCGCTGGTCTATGCGACCGGGGTGGTCGTCACGACCTTCATGTCCAATGACGCGACCGCCGTCGTGCTGACCCCGGCGGTCTTCGTCGCGGCGAAGAAGGCGAAGGCCGACCCGCTGCCGCTGCTGTTCGCCTGCGCGCTGATCGCCAATGCCGCCAGCTTCGTCCTGCCGATCTCCAACCCCGCCAATCTGGTCCTTTATGGCGGGCATATGCCGCCGCTGGGCGCGTGGATGGCGGCCTTCGCGCTGCCCTCGATCGGGTCGATCGTCGTGACCTTCCTGGTGCTGCGGACCATCGAGCGGCAGCGGATCGCGGGCGGTTGCGAGCGCGACGTCGCGCGCGACCCGCTGACCAATGGCGGCAAGCTGGCGATTGCGGGCATCGTGCTGACCGCGCTGCTCCTCCTCACCATGTCGGCGCTGGACGAGCCGCTGGGGTTGCCGACCGCGATCGCGGGGATCGCGACGGCGGTGATCGTGTCGCTGCTGGCGGGACGCTCGCCGCTGACGCTGGCGCGGTCGGTGAGCTGGGGCGTGCTGCCGCTGGTCGCCGGGCTGTTCGTGCTGGTCGAAGCGCTCGACCGGACGGGGGTGATCGCCTGGGTCGCGAGCGGCCTGCGCGGCATGCTGGCCGATCCGACACGCGCGGCGGCGGTGTCGGGCACGGTGCTGGCGTTCGGCAGCAACCTGATGAACAACCTGCCCGCCGGGCTGATCGCGAGCAGCGCGATCGCCCAGGCGCAGCCGCCGCAGATCGTCACCGACGCGCTGCTGATCGGTGTCGATCTGGGGCCCAACCTGTCGGTGACGGGCTCGCTGGCGACGATCCTGTGGCTTCAGGCGATCCGGCGCGAGGGGGAGGATGTCGGCTTCCTCGCCTTCCTCAAGATCGGCGCGGTGGCGATGCCGCTGGCGTTGCTGGCGGCGCTGGGGATTCGGTTGCTGATCGGGTGA